A stretch of DNA from Pseudonocardia hierapolitana:
CCGCGAGCTGCTGTCCTTCCTGCTCGCCCGCGACACCATGCACCAGAACCAGTGGCTCGCCGCGGCCGTGGAACTGCAGGAAGAGGGCTACGAGGGAATGCCCGTGCCCAGCAACTTCCCGCAGAGCAAGGAGTACACCGAGGTGTCCTACCAGTACCTCAACTTCAGCGACGGCAAGGAGGCGGCAAACGGGCGCTGGGCGAGCGGGCCCACCCCGGACGGGCACGAGTTCAGCTACCACGACGGGCCCACGACGCACGAGCCGATGCCGGCCCCCACCCGGCCCGATTCGCGCATGTACGGCACCACCGACCTGCCCAACCCGGTCGAGAAGGCGGCCGGGGCCGTCCAGGACAAGCTCAACCGCGAGTGAGACCTTCGCCGCCGCCGAGCTGGTGCTGGAGTCGCCACTCGGGCATCAGCTCGGCGCGGGAATGCCGGCATCGATCGGCGGCTGCGGACAGCGACGGCAGACCCGCAAGGGCGTCATCCGTGCGCCACTCGCGGTAGGACGACATCGAGAACGGGCCGGGCCGGGTACTGTGACCACGTCGACGACACCGGCCCGGCCGCGGACTTCTTCCACGTCAGCGGGTCGGCGGCGCCGCTCCGGGTCCGCCCGGCCGGTCGCGCCGAACGAGTGCGGCCAACGTCGCAAGCCACATCGCCGGTGAGGCGGTAGGATCACCGGCAGAACGAACCCGGCGGAGGCCGCCCTGTGCGGTGGGTGCCGCGGCAAATCGGCATGCAGGCGGGCTGTCCGGCCCGCGCGTCGATCCCCGCCGATCCGTGGGTCCGCTCGCGTGAAGAGGAGCGACTTCGGCCCTCCCCGCGACGCCCATCACCCGACCGAAGCACGGTGCGCGGCACCCGAAGGAGGAGTTAGTGGCTCGACGAGGCCAGCCCCAGACCAGGGCTCGCCGCAGCGCCCCGCACAGCCGTCGTCACGGCCCTCGCCGCGACGACGTCAACTCGGTGCTCGCCCGCGCCGTCCGGGAGGTCGAGACGGCCCTTCGAAGCGGTCGGGTCACCCCCGCGACGCGCACGAAGTTCCAGGCCGTCGCGCTGCTCCTGCGCGACGAGCGCGCCCGGATCCGCGCGGAGGAGAACGGCAGCGACACGCACCGGGCCGAGCAGCTCAAGCGCCTCGACGGCATCGCGACGATCCTCGCGAAGAGCGCCGTGCGCGATGCCGGGCTCATGGCGCTCCTCGCCGAGGACGCTGTCGTCTCCGACGAGGCCCGGGCACTCAAGCGGGACATGCTGAGGGCCGCGGGCATCGAGCCGGCCGCCGACGAGCTTCCGCCGGCTGCGCCCCAGGACGCCGCCGCGGAGAACCGGGTGGTGCCACGGTCGGTCGTCTCCCGGCAGCTGGCCAACCCCTTCCTCGCCCCCGATGTCTCCGCCGTCCGGCCGAGCGCACCCCGTCCCACCCGGCTGGCCACGTGGGAGCTGATCGGCCCGCTGCTCAGCTCGTTCGAGCGCGCCGGCAGCGGAGCCCCGGCGTGCATGGCACTCCCCGCGCCGACCTCCCGGTACACGCCGCCCGGCCTGGAGCTGATGCCGCACCAGGCCCGGCTGGTCGCCGCGGCAGCGGCAGGCCACCGGACCTTCCTGCTCGCCGACGAGCCGGGCCTGGGCAAGACGGCCCAGGCGTTGCTCGCCGCCGAGGCGGCGAACGCCTACCCGCTGCTCGTCGTCGTGCCGAACGTCGTCAAGACGAACTGGGCGCGCGAGGCCGCGATCTGGACGCCCCACCGCACCGCCACCGTGATCCACGGCAACGGCGACTCGGTCGACGGGTTCGCCGACATCCTCGTCGTCAACTACGAGGTGCTCGACCGCCACGTGGGCTGGCTGGGCAACTTCGGCCTGCGCGGGATGGTCGTCGACGAGGCGCACTTCATCAAGAACAAGTCCTCTCAGCGCTCACGGCACGTCCTGTCGCTGTCCGAGCGGATCCGGTCCTTCACCGCGGGCCCGCTGCTGATGGCCCTCACCGGTACCCCGCTGATCAACGACATCGACGACTTCCGGGCGATCTGGCAGTTCCTCGGCTGGATCGACGAGACGAAGCCGCTCGCCGGGCTGATGAACGCGCTCGACGAGACCGGCCTGACCCCCGCCGACCCGGGGTTCTACGCCGCGGCCCGGCAATGCGTCGTCGATCTCGGCATCGTCCGGCGCCGCAAGGTCGACGTGGCCGCCGACATCCCCGCGCGCCGCATCGCCGACCTCCCCGTCGAGCTGGACGGGCCGGCAGGCCGGTCGATCCGGGCGGCCGAGCGCGAACTCGCGCGCCGGATGGTGGCGCGGTACGAGGAGGCGCTCGCGAGCCGCCGGTCCGGTGCCGTCGTCGAGGGCATCGACCACGACCTCGTGCGCCAGGTGGCCAGGTGGGAGCAGAAGGATGCGGCCGCCTCGACGACCGGCGAGAACGTCTTCAGCATGATGCGGCGGATCGGCCGGGCGAAGGCGGGCCTCGCCGCCGACTACGCGGCCCAGATCGCGCGCAGCGCGGGCAAGGTGGTCTTCTTCGCCAAGCACGTCGACGTGATGGACGCCGCCGAGGAGACGTTCGCCCAGCAGGGTGTCCGTTTCTCGTCGATCCGCGGCGACCAGACGGCCGCGGTGCGGCAGCGGAACATCGACGCCTTCGTGAACGACGCAGGCGTGGCCGTCGCAGTCTGCTCGCTGACCGCGGCCGGGGTGGGCCTCAACCTGCAGGTCGCGTCGAACCTCGTGCTGGCGGAGCTGTCCTGGACCGCCGCGGAGCAGACCCAGGCCATCGACCGCAGCCACCGCATCGGCCAGGCGCAGCCCGTCACCGCGTGGCGCATCATCGCCGCGCAGACGATCGACGCCCGGATCGCCGAGCTGATCGACAGCAAGGCCGGCCTCGCGGCCCAGGCGCTCGACGGTTCGGAGGAGGAGGTCGGGTCGTCGGCCGACGTGCAGCTCGAGGCGCTCGTCGCGTTGCTGACCGACGCGCTGTCGGCGGCCCCGGCGCACCTCGAGGGCTGACGGCGGGGAGGACGCCGAAGGCGCGGCCGGCGTTCGTGGCAGCCCGGACTCAGCTCTGGGACGTCTGGCGTTCCCGGGCGCTGCGCTCGAGTGCGGGCGGCCGCGGGAACTGCACCTCGACGGCGGTTCCGGCGGCGCCGACCCGGATGTGGACGACGTCGGCCAGCTGCCGGATCATCCACACGCCCATCCCGCCGACGTGCACGTTCGCGGGGTCGGGCGGGTGGAAACCCTTGGTCGTGATGTCGTCGCCGAGCCCCTGGTCGTCGACCCTCATGACGACGTGGTGAGGGGTGGCCCAGACCCGGATCCGGCACGGCCGCTCGCCGTGGCGCAGGGCGTTGGACAGGGCCTCCGCGGTGGCGAGCTCGAAGTCGTCACCGGTCTCCTCGGTGAGTCCGAGCATGCCCCCGGCCTCGGCCACGGCGCGCCGGGCCGCCCCGAACTGCCCGACCGTGGTGACCCAGAAGTCGACCGGAGGCTCCGGCGGAACCACCGAGAGCGGCCCGGGGTGGGCGCGCAGGTAGGTCTCGGGCGGGACGTAGTCGCTGCTGGGCGCTGAACGCCCGTCCGAGCCGACGAGCAGCGGATGGACCTGACGCACGGCATCGAGAACGTCAGGCGAGTGGCGGCGCCGGTCGTAGAGGCAGACCCAGGGGAACCCGTAGGTGCCCAGCACGTGGTTGCTGGCAGCCTCGAACCGGAGGTAGGCGGCCGTGCGCGCGGCGCTGCTCGTCGTGTCGTTCTCCGCGATCAGCCGGATGCGGTTCCCGGCCTCGTACTGCCCGGCCAGGTAGCGGCGCAGGCCGTTGTACATGGGACCGAGGCTCCGGTAGCTGACGTCGGGCACCTGCCACCGGATGTCGCGCTCGTCGGCACCCAGGCCGCGGCGCAGCTGCGCGGCGGCGCGTCCGGACACCACGGCGACCACGGACTCTCCGGCGGCGAGGCCGTCACGCACGAACGGCACCACCCGCCGTCGGAGGTCGTCGCCGGACTCGAACAGGGCAGCCGCGTGCGCCGTGCAGCCACTGCCATCTGTCCCGCTCATCGGTTCTGCCAGCGCACCGACGATCCCCCGACCCACACGCCGGGGTTGTTCCCGCACAGCCCGGTTCTATGCGCTGCACAGCACTGACGAGGGAAATCGGGGCACCGCGTGCGCTCTCAGCCGGGCCTCAGCCTCCCTCCCCCATGATCACCCCCGTCACGCACCGCGCCGGCGGCGCACGCGGCGGACGACGACCGTCGACGGATCGGCTCACCAGCCGCGTTCCCGAGGAGGCACGACCCAGCATGTCGGCATGTCGGAGGGCGGCCCGATGACGGGCGAGCACGAGAACACCGACGGCTGGCGGGCACCACAGCACCGCGACGGGATGGCCCTCGTGCTCAGCTCGGGCGTGTCCTCGGCCATCGGGATGCTGTTCTGGGTGCTCGCCGCGCGGCTGTTCGAGCAGGACACCGTCGGGGTCAACTCGGCAGCCCTGTCGGCCGTCACGCTCCTCGCCTCGGCCTCCCACCTCAACCTCGGCAACGCGATCCTGCGGTTCGTCCCCGTGTCCGATGGACGCCGCGCCCTCGTCGCGGGCTGCTTCGCCGTCGGCATCGGCTGGGGGGCGGTGGTCGGGCTCGGGTTCGGGATCGGCGCGAACCTCTGGGCACCGGATCTCGTGGCGGCGTTCGGGCACCCCGCCCTGATCGCCTTCTACCTGCTCAGCGTGCCGATCTGGACGGTGTTCGTCCTGCAGGACTCCGCCCTCACCGCGATCAAGCGCGCCCCCCTGGTCCTGGTCGAGAACATCGTGTTCGCCCTGCTGAAGATCGCTCTGCTCGTGGTGGCCGCCTGGCTGGGCCTCGTGTTCGGGATCGCGGTCGGCACGCTGGCCGCCACGTTCGTCCTCGTGCTGGCGGTCACCACCTATCTGGCCCGGGCGCTGCGCAGGCAGCCGGTCCCGGCGCCGCAGGCGGTCCAGGAGGTCACGGCACGTGACCTCGCCGGGTTCGTCGGCGTCGACTACGCGGGGAACGTCGCCTGGCAGGCGGCCGTCTTCGGGCTCCCGCTCATCGTGATCGCCCTCACCGACGCGGGCGGCGCCGCCGTCTACGGCGTGGCGTGGCAGGTCACCTACGCGCTCTACCTGGTCGCCTCCGGCATGGGCAAGTCGATGGTCGCGCACTCGGCCGGAGGGGACTCCGCCGCGATCGTGCACGCCCGCCGCGGGATGGACCGCAAGGCGATCACCCTCGTCCTGCCCGGGGCCCTCGTCGTCGCAGGCGGCTCCTACCTGATCCTGTCGGTGTTCGGCAGCAGATATGCCGAGACCGGCGCGCTCCTGCTCGCGCTGCTGGCGCTCTCCGCGATCCCGAACGTGGTCACGAACTCCGCGCTGTGGGAAGCACGTGTGCGCCGCAACCGTGCGGTGCAGTTCGGGCTGCCCGCCGCGACCAGTGCAGCGGTCATCACCTGCACGCTGGTCCTGATCCCCGCGATCGGAGTCACGGGCGCCGGATGGGCGTGGCTGGGCGCCCAGGGCGTGGCCGCCGCCGTGATCCTCCTCCACCGCCGGAGGGCGCAGCGCCTTGACGAGGAGCGAAAGGCCGCACCCATCCCCCCGTCGTGACAACTGGCGCGGCGAAGCGGGAGCACCCAGTTGCTGCAGGTCCGGCACTGGCCGCGGCGCGCTGTTGACTCGACAGACATACCTCAGCAATTATTGACTCAATGTCTACTGAGCGAAACTGCGTAGTGCGACGTGCCGCCGTGCACGCGGCACTGGGCGATCCGGGGCGGTTGGCGATCGTCGACGCGCTCGTGCTCGGCGAGGCGTCCCCGTCCGAGCTGCAGCGGCTACTGGACATGCCCTCCAACCTGCTGGCCCACCACGTCGGGGTTCTCGAGCGGGCCGGCGTGGTCGGCCGGCACCGCTCCGAGGGCGACCGCCGGCGCAGCTACCTGCGGCTGACCCCGGGCTCGCTGGAGGCGCTGCGACCGAAGGCGGTCCGGGAGGCGGTGCGGATCGTGTTCGTGTGCACCGAGAACTCGGCTCGCTCACAGCTCGCTGCCGCGATCTGGGCAGGGACCGCGCCCGTGCGCGCGACCTCCGCGGGCACTCATCCGGCGCAGGCGGTGCACCCCGGCGCAGTGGCCGCCGCGGCCCGGCACCGGCTGCCCCTCACCCCCGCGACGCCGCGCCACGTGAACGACGTCCTGCGGACGGACGACGTGGTCATCACCGTGTGCGACGCCGCCCACGAGGAGCTCGGCGCGGGACCGGAACGGCTGCACTGGTCGATCCCCGACCCGGCACGCCACGGTGACGACGCCGCGTTCGACCGCGCCGTCGCCGAGCTGACCGACCGGATCGGCCGGCTCGCCCCCGTGATCCGCCCCATCGATCCGTCCACGTCCTGAGGAGCGCCGTGCCCACGACCCACCGCCCGGACCTGTCCATCGATCAGCAGCTCGCGCTCCGGACAGCCGCGTCGAACCTGGGCCGCGAGTTCGACGGCACGTTCGGCGTCGATACCATCGAACGGTTCCTGCACGGCTCCTACGACGAGTTCGCCCAGCGGGCCGCCGTGCCGAACTACCTGCCGCTGCTGGCGGAGCGGTTCGCCCGCCAACGGCTGCGCGCGCTGGCCAAGGTCGAGGGCAAGCACGCCGGCGGGGTGCCGGTCGTGCTGTTCCTGTGCACCCACAACGCCGGGCGCTCCCAGATGGCGCTCGGGTTCTTCACCCAGCTGGCAGGCGACCGTGCCGTCGCCTGGTCGGGTGGTTCGGAGCCGGCCGGCCGGATCAACCCGTCAGCGGTCGCGGCGATGGCCGAGCGGGGGATCGACATCTCCGGCGAGTACCCCAAGCCGTGGACCGACGAGATCGTCCGCGCCGCCGACGTCGTCGTCACGATGGGCTGCGGCGACGCCTGCCCCGTCTTCCCCGGCCGCCGCTACGAGGACTGGGTCCTGCCGGACCCGGCGGGCAAGGACGTCGAGGACGTCCGCCCCATCCGCAACGACATCGAGCGGCGGGTTCGCCGCCTCCTGACCTCGCTCGGGGTGCCCGCCGGCGCCTGAGACCACCTCACCGGCCACCGGGACCGTCGTCCGACCTGCGCCCCGCACCGGCGGGCACCGCCTCGTGGCGTCGCCCGCCGAGTTGGCGGCGCAGGCCGGCGATCACCACGTCGAGGCCCTCCTCGAGTTCCTGTAGCCCGTCGTAGGCCGCCAGCTCACCGGCGAGGGAACGCAGGCGTGGGAACTCCTTGGCCGGCAGCCGGTGCAGGCCGAGGCGCAGCAGGTCGTCGGTCTCCTCCGGGTCGTACACGCGCTCCTGCAGCTCGTTGAGCACGTGCCCCTGGAGGAAGCCGATGTAGAACCGGTACGCGTGCAGCGCGCCGCGCTCGTCGAATCCGGCGCGGACGAGCAGCTCGAGCAGATCCTCCAGCGGACGCAGGGTTCCGAGCGGTCGCAACGCCAGCGGGGTGGCCAGAGGGCGGGTCACCATCAGGGGCACCACGTGCGGGTGCGCGAGGGCGATCCGCCGGTAGCCGTGGGCGGCGCCCCGGAGCACGTCCTCCCATGTTCCCGACCTCGGGACCTCCAGCTCGCCGAGCACGAGCTCCACGACCCCGTCGAGCAGCTCCTCCTTGCTCGCCGCGAACCGGTAGAGGCGCATCGGGTCTCGCCCCAGCGCCCTGCCGATCCGGCGCATCGACAGCGCCTCCACCCCGTCGGCGTCGATGAGCCGCAACGCCGTGGCGAGCACCTCCTCGCGACGCAGCGCCGGCCGGCGGCGGACAGCTGCACCGGTCTGGTTCGTCATCCGATCCCCGCTCACCTTGAAGCCCTTCCCGCTACAGCGTAGCGTCTACACCGTAGCGCCAGGGCGACGAAGGGAGTGCGCATGCACTACGGAACCGTGGCGTGGTTCGACGCCCGGCGCGGGATCGGCATGATCATGATGGAGGGCTCCGGGTCCGAGGTACCGGTCAGCTCGGCGCAGATCGACGGCGGCGGACAGCAGAGCCTCGCAGCGGACACCCGCGTCGCCTTCCGACTTCTCCACGGACCGGGCGGTCCACGAGCCGTGGACGTCTACGTCCCCTGACCGCGACGCCGCCACCCGCACCGCCCGCCTCACGGCGACCGAAACCCGCAGCTGACAGGAGACAGGCGTGCTCCGTCCCGAGGAACTCGTCGAAGCGTTCGCCGCGCTCGATCGCGCACGCCTCACCAGGATGAGCGAGCCCGACCGGGAGCGGCAGCTCATCGCCCGGCAGGCCCTCCTCGAGTACGTCGAGACGCTCTGGGACGACGTGCAGCGGTCCGGCGAACGCCCCGACATCGGCGAGAAGTACCAGGCGCTGTCCACCGTGCTCGCGCTCATCCGATCGCTGACCTCGGTGTCGTTCGACGCTGTCTACGACCGCTGGTCGCCGTGAGCCGAACCAGGCGCGCGCCGCTCGCGGACGACCGCGAGCGCGACGTCGACGAACACCTCGTGGCGTCGATCGATCCCGTCCGCGCCTATCTGCGACTCATCGGCCGGACCGCGCTGCTGTCGGCCGGCGAGGAGATCGAGCTGGCCCAGCGGATCGAGGTCGGTGTCTACGCCGCAGCTCGACTCAGCCGGCCCGCCGATGAGTTCCCGGCCTCCACCGCGACCAGGCGGGAGCTGCACTGGCTCGCGCGGGACGGGATGCGCGCGAAGACCCACCTGATCGAAGCGAACCTGCGGCTGGTCGCGTCGGTGGCGAAGCGCTATTCCGGCCGCGGCATCCCCTTCCTCGACCTCGTCCAGGAAGGCAACATCGGCCTCATCCGTGCGGTCGAGAAGTTCGACTACGCCAAGGGCTACAAGTTCTCCACCTACGCCACCTGGTGGATCCGCCAGGCGGTCAGCCGCAGCCTGGCCGACCAGTCCCGCGTCATCCGCATCCCCGTGCACGTGGGCGAGCTGCTCAGCAAGCTGTACCTCCGACGCCGCGACCTGCTCGTCCAGCTCGGCCGCGACCCCACGGTCGACGAGCTGGCCGCGGAGATGTCGATCAGCCCGGCGAAGGTCCGCGAGATCGAGCACTACGCCCGCGACCCGATCTCGCTCGACCTCACCCTCGGCCACGAGAACGACACCAGCCTCGGCGACCTCATCCAGGACACCAGCGCGGTGGCCGCCGACGAGGCGGCGGCATCGGCCGTCCTCCGGAACGAGATCCGAGAGGTGCTGGCCACCCTGTCCCAACGCGAAGCCGACATCCTCCGGCTGCGGTTCGGGTTCACCGACGGCCGGCCGCGCACCCTCGACGAGATCAGCCGGATCCACGGGGTCACCCGCGAACGGATCCGGCAGATCGAGGCCAGGACCATGACCAAGCTGCGCCACCCCTCCCGGACGGGAAGCCTCCGCGACTACCTCACCTGAGCGGAATCACCCGGCGCGATGAGCTGTTGGACAGATCGTCCCGCAGACAATAGTCTGCGAAGCAGCACATCTCGAACGAGGGACCATGACGGACTACGGACACGACCTGCGTTTCGGGTCGTTCATCACTCCGGCGAACGCGGCACCGCAGCAGGCCGTCGAGGCGGCGCAGGCCGCGGAGGAAGCCGGGCTCGATCTCGCGACGTTCCAGGACCATCCCTACCAGCCCCGGTTCCTGGACACCTGGACGTTGCTCAGCTACGTCGCAGCGCGGACCCGGCGCATCAGCCTGTCGGGCAACGTGCTCAACCTCCCGCTGCGCCCGCCTGCCGTGCTGGCGCGGGCCGCGGCGAGCCTCGACCTGCTCAGCGGTGGGCGGTTCGAGCTCGGGCTCGGGGCCGGCGGGTTCTGGGACGCCATCGAGGCGATGGGCGGGCGGCGGCTGTCGCCCGGGCAGGCCGTGGACGCGCTCGGCGAGGCCGTCGACGTCATCCGGGGCGTCTGGGACGCGGGCAACCGCGAGCCGCTGCGGATCGACGGCACCTACTACCGGGTCGACGGCGCCAAGCGGGGGCCTGCGCCCGCCCACCCGATCGGCATCTGGCTCGGCGCGTACAAACCGCGGATGCTGCGGCTGATCGGGCGCAAGGCCGACGGCTGGCTGCCCACGCTCGCGTACCTGGGCTCGCTGCAGGCCCTCGCCGACGGCAACGCCGTGATCGACGAGGCCGCGGCCGAGGCCGGTCGGGACCCGCGGGTGATCCGGCGCCAGCTCAACGTCGGCGGCCGGTTCCGCACGGACTCGAGCGACCAGCTGCTCACCGGCCCACCCGGGCAGTGGGCCGAGCAGCTCGCGGCGCTGGCGCTCGAGTACGGCGTGGCCGACTTCATCCTCACGAGCGACGACCCTCAGGCGATCGCGGTCTTCGGCAAGGAGGTCGCGCCCGCTGTCCGCGACCTGGTCACGGCCGAGCGTGCCCGATGACGAGAACGACCGACTGCCGCAGCGCCGCGGTGCGCGCCCACCGCCTACCCGGGATCGACTACGACGCGATCCCGGCGACGCTCGCCGAGGCGGCCGTCGAGCCGGGCGATGTGCAGTACGCGAGCGTCCGCTCGAACTACCTGCGCGGCGGCTCGCCAGGGCTCGTCCTCCGGCCGCGCACCACCTCGGAGGTGGTGGACGCGCTCGGGTTCGCGCGGCGTCACGACGTCCCGCTCGGCGTGCGCAGCGGCGGACACGGCATCAGCGGGCGCTCCACCAACGACGGCGGGATCGTCATCGACCTGGCGGCGCTGAACGGGATCGAGGTGCTGGACGCCGCCACCCGTCGCGTCCGGATCGGCCCCGGGGCACGGTGGGGCGAGGTCGCGCAGGCCCTGCACTCGTACGGCTGGGCGATCACCTCGGGCGACTACGGCGGCGTCGGCGTCGGCGGGCTCGCGACCGCAGGCGGGATCGGGTTCCTCGCCCGCGAACACGGGCTGACCATCGACCACATCCGCGCCGTCGAGGTGGTGCTGGCCGACGGCTCGGTCGTGCGCGCCGACGAGCACCACCACCCGGACCTGTTCTGGGGCGTGCGCGGCGCCGGGTCGGCGCTGGGGATCGTCACGTCGTTCGAGTTCGAGGCCGACGAGGTCGGCGAGCTCGGGTTCGCCCAGCTCACCCTGGACGCGTCGGACACGGCGGGGCTGCTGCGCGCGTACGGCTCGGTGGTCGAGGCCGCGCCCCGCGACCTGACCGCGTTCCTGATCCTCGGCCCGCCGCGCCGCGGCCGCCCGGCCCTCGCGACGATCATGGCCGCCGTCGACTCGGCGGACCCGGACACGATCGTCGAACGGCTGCAGCCCCTCGCCGGCATCGGGCCGCTGCTCGCCCAGCAGGTGGTGCTGACGCCGTACCCGGGGATCGTGAGCCTGCCCGAGCCGGGCCCGCACCACGGTCGGGGCGAGCCGGTGACGCGGTCGGCCCTGGTGGAGCACATCACGCCCGAGTTCGCGCGTGCGGCGGAGGACTTCCTGCACAGCGGTGCGACGTACTTCCTGCAGCTCCGCTCCGTCGGCGGTGCCGTCGCCGACGTCCCGCCGGACGCCACGGCCTACGCCCACCGCTCGGCCAACTTCTCCGCGGTCGCGTTCGGTGCCGACCGGCGCCGGCTCGACGCGGCATGGGACGAGATGACCGGGCACTTCAGCGGCCTGTACTGGAGCTTCGAGACCGACCGCAGGCCCGGCCGGCTGCTCGACGCCTACCCGCCCGCGACACTGCGGCGGCTGCAGGCGGCGAAGTGCCGGTACGACCCCGACGGCGTGTTCCGCGACAACGTCGTGGTCCCCGCCCCCGACGAGGGTGAGCTGGTGGCGTCCTGACCGCGGTGTGACCTGCGGTGCCGGAAAGGCGGCGGCGAGAGGCCGAGACATGTGCGGCTACCGGGAGGCGCTGCTCGTCCCGGAGGTGCGGGCGAGCCTGCGGCTCTCGAGGACTGCCGCGAGCGCGAACCCACCGCCGCCCGCGATGGCGAGGACCCAGAACAGGCCCGGGATGCCGAGGAAGAGCGCGGCGGTGGAGGTCAGGGCGAGCCACGTGCCGAGGCCGTAGTGCAGGACGTTGCGGCGCGTGGCGCCTTCCCCGAGGTAGAGCACGCCGACGAGGAAGCCGGCCATGGTCGGCCAGAGCATCGTCTGCAGGTCGGGCCTGTCCAATTCGGCGGCGAGACCGGTGATGGCGAGGAAGAGCGCGGCGAAGCCGCTGATCCACGAGAGCCCGAGCAGCCTCCCGGAGAGCGCCTCGTGCCGACCGGCACCGCGCTGTGCGCGGCCGGCCGCGAGCACGGCGAGGAGGGTGCCGGCGACGAGCCCGGCGCCGAGGAGGCCCATCGGCAGCCACGCGGGCAGGGCGATCAGCGGGTCGGGTCCCGTCGAGACGGCTGATGCGCCGTGTCCGAGGACGTAGGCGAGCCCGAAACCGGCGTAGGCGGCGCGGCTGTCGATGTCGCCGGTGGTGGCGGGGCGGACGGCAGCAGGGGCGGGCAGGACGGCGGTGGTCATGATGTCTCCGATCTGGTCGATCTGGTCGATCTGGTCGGGTGCGTCGGCGGGTGACACGACGATCAGGCGTCCGGGAGGATGACGACCTTGCCGGCGACCGTGCGCGACTCGGCCAGCGCGAGTGCCGATCCGGCCTCCGACAGCGGGAACCGCGCGGCGACCTG
This window harbors:
- a CDS encoding FAD-binding oxidoreductase: MTRTTDCRSAAVRAHRLPGIDYDAIPATLAEAAVEPGDVQYASVRSNYLRGGSPGLVLRPRTTSEVVDALGFARRHDVPLGVRSGGHGISGRSTNDGGIVIDLAALNGIEVLDAATRRVRIGPGARWGEVAQALHSYGWAITSGDYGGVGVGGLATAGGIGFLAREHGLTIDHIRAVEVVLADGSVVRADEHHHPDLFWGVRGAGSALGIVTSFEFEADEVGELGFAQLTLDASDTAGLLRAYGSVVEAAPRDLTAFLILGPPRRGRPALATIMAAVDSADPDTIVERLQPLAGIGPLLAQQVVLTPYPGIVSLPEPGPHHGRGEPVTRSALVEHITPEFARAAEDFLHSGATYFLQLRSVGGAVADVPPDATAYAHRSANFSAVAFGADRRRLDAAWDEMTGHFSGLYWSFETDRRPGRLLDAYPPATLRRLQAAKCRYDPDGVFRDNVVVPAPDEGELVAS
- a CDS encoding ABC transporter permease translates to MSPADAPDQIDQIDQIGDIMTTAVLPAPAAVRPATTGDIDSRAAYAGFGLAYVLGHGASAVSTGPDPLIALPAWLPMGLLGAGLVAGTLLAVLAAGRAQRGAGRHEALSGRLLGLSWISGFAALFLAITGLAAELDRPDLQTMLWPTMAGFLVGVLYLGEGATRRNVLHYGLGTWLALTSTAALFLGIPGLFWVLAIAGGGGFALAAVLESRRLARTSGTSSASR